Proteins from one Megalopta genalis isolate 19385.01 chromosome 1, iyMegGena1_principal, whole genome shotgun sequence genomic window:
- the LOC117221104 gene encoding tudor domain-containing protein 5 isoform X5 produces MQVISQEHESTQTTILALLLSQKGGCTLPQLCKDYYDMEGEEIPWKKLGYVSLMDFIHSMSKSIKIEYSQNTLFLKGIATNKSKHVDKLVTGQKDQKAPIGRRTYKPSHYYPRTLSPKIHIPSEILSMIIDIVNEHPDGINKDFILQKVQISMPYTNITMSEMEEQLLVLSHKISVSNNKIFPVQSKSQNFSSKMPIMIASGEEDSDDLLDYVEDDLKFLPPANESTSKKLPAKSKTTSNFIKESVNATQYKSKSNTINDGYNDVTLRAETNESNSYNTYNYNDNVEIYTEDNNYDRVEKETYLENKHTEDLINSRIKFRLEKLIQNNPDGIWCAELPEKYLEEYKVSLSYTELGFSSVREFASYLPEIFHCVQIDEVGDFMLYYSKKQVPLINPKKKQKTINLAELHQIYLLDEENEALPTTLTPNTCNQLIPEGIVTIGESVGHIDVADLVRIENPYIEVVVVEVFTPSFFWIQLRKKQKAFKKFMNDLNHFYVAKHEDYIIPPVVLEKGLNCACIYNGIWHRGIIKAVKPDLQVTVMFYDYGTLKTYQPIEVYYLHRIFSVLPAQAIPCGLLNTRPYKGIKWTHSATHHFAIKTSDIPLVARIASTNEMDNSMIVTLTDTLGDEDIHINDWLVEQKLAEHGKMVCMKTQNFPFRYYLKCQTYRKQKSEKSKTFQSSEAVEPIKCETKSSHKLQCLYEKVMNLKLRTRSSNSNSKECNDNVIVNQSLNCDSQLSKKEKPELNNESLGNNIDNNEYDDVSPLQFTKEKKICQLSNEQDDILRNYSSIPKTYAYRFDVQDPEEELNIINPGGYTDMCNGQREFKYMDWSIAEENVGQEGHIIKQKTPENTYKSISEKREKISLAETYFLKAVQNSVHFAERDEDIRWLPNGNINKMEDPSPLVLRNIQKRAHRNATGKTIAIPKNILNRLIEKDSPAEIFESSTISSKSINEASSNMSVQENDSIVNNDSTHPENENNERNVYDENLKIESDSNNTSQMDSYYVCMKPRTIKRELIEILMTKQQESSYSSILDSDDLSEENSSNHDSELNTDDLNNDELNSAETENIDLDTSKSCIHSATNSNEFSEELESSASLTSLETTSISRSESSKESVSSETSGLAEKLLLVQSPDTEECNLTRQSNVGKESPQESTLQMYLLYRFSMMLI; encoded by the exons ATGCAAGTGATTTCCCAGGAACATGAGAGTACGCAAACTACGATATTAGCGTTATTATTGTCCCAAAAAGGTGGGTGTACACTACCTCAATTATGCAAGGACTATTATGACATGGAAGGTGAAGAAATACCTTGGAAAAAGTTGGGATATGTTTCCTTAATGGATTTTATACACAGTATGTCAAAATCAATTAAAATAGAGTACAGCCAAAATACACTTTTTTTAAAAGGTATCGCAACTAATAAGTCCAAACATGTTGACAAGCTAGTGACTGGTCAAAAAGATCAAAAGGCACCAATTGGAAGAAGAACGTATAAACCAAGTCATTATTATCCAAGAACGTTGTCTCCTAAGATACATATACCATCTGAGATATTAAGCATGATAATTGATATCGTTAATGAACATCCAGATGGCATCAATAAGGATTTTATACTTCAAAAAGTACAAATTTCTATGCCGTATACAAACATAACAATGAGTGAGATGGAAGAACAATTACTTGTGTTATCGCATAAAATTTCTGtatcaaataataaaatatttccaGTTCAAAGTAAATCACAAAATTTTAGTTCCAAAATGCCAATAATGATTGCAAGTGGAGAAGAAGATTCAGATGATTTGCTAGACTATGTAGAAGATGATTTAAAATTTTTGCCTCCTGCAAATGAATCTACTTCTAAAAAATTACCTGCAAAGAGTAAAACTACATCTAACTTTATAAAGGAATCTGTGAATGCAACACAGTATAAATCTAAAAGCAACACCATAAATGATGGATACAATGATGTTACCCTAAGAGCAGAAACCAACGAAAGTAATtcgtataatacatataattacAATGATAATGTTGAAATCTATACAGAAGATAATAATTACGATAGAGTAGAGAAAGAAACTTATCTTGAAAATAAACATACTGAGGATCTTATAAATAGTAGAATCAAATTTCGTTTGGAGAAACTTATTCAAAATAATCCTGATGGCATTTGGTGTGCTGAGCTTCCAGAAAAATATTTAGAAGAATATAAAGTAAGCCTAAGTTATACTGAACTTGGTTTCAGTAGCGTTAGAGAATTTGCATCATACTTGCCAGAAATCTTTCATTGTGTACAAATTGATGAGGTTGGAGACTTCATGCTCTATTATAGTAAAAAACAAGTACCTTTGATTAATCCAAAGAAGAAACAGAAAACTATAAATCTTGCGGAATTACATCAGATTTATCTATTAGATGAAGAAAATGAAGCTCTTCCAACAACTTTG ACACCTAATACATGTAATCAATTGATACCAGAGGGTATAGTAACTATTGGAGAAAGTGTAGGTCATATAGATGTTGCTGACCTAGTAAGAATTGAAAATCCTTACATAGAAGTTGTTGTTGTAGAAGTATTCACTCCATCATTCTTTTGGATACAGCTTCGTAAAAAACAAAAagcatttaaaaaatttatgaaTGATTTGAA TCATTTTTATGTTGCTAAACATGAAGATTATATTATACCACCTGTTGTATTAGAAAAAGGCTTAAATTGTGCATGCATATATAACGGAATATGGCACAGAGGTATAATAAAGGCGGTAAAACCGGATTTGCAAGTTACA gTAATGTTTTACGATTATGGAACACTAAAAACATATCAACCAATTGAAGTGTATTATTTGCATAGAATATTTTCTGTTCTACCAGCACAAGCTATTCCTTGTGGTTTATTGAATACAAGGCCATACAAAGGAATAAAATGGACACACAGTGCTACTCATCATTTTGCTATAAAAACATCAGACATACCTTTGGTTGCAAGAATAGCATCGACTAATGAAATG gaTAATTCAATGATTGTAACATTAACCGACACATTAGGAGATGAAGATATACACATCAATGATTGGCTAGTGGAGCAAAAACTAGCAGAGCATGGAAAAATGGTTTGTATGAAAACGCAAAATTTTCCATTTCGTTACTATTTAAAATGTCAAACGTATAGAAAgcaaaaatctgaaaaatctaAAACATTTCAATCTTCCGAAGCGGTAGAACCAAtaaaatgtgaaacaaaatcgtcACATAAACtacaatgtttatacgaaaaAGTCATGAATCTCAAACTGCGTACTAGATCTTCTAATAGTAATTCTAAAGAATGTAACGATAACGTTATAGTGAATCAATCTTTAAATTGTGACTCACAATTAAGTAAAAAGGAAAAACCAGAATTAAATAATGAATCTCttggtaataatattgataacaaTGAATATGATGACGTCTCGCCTTTGCAATTTACCAAAGAGAAAAAGATTTGCCAATTATCAAACGAGCAAGATGatattttaagaaattataGCAGTATACCCAAAACATATGCTTACCGTTTCGATGTACAAGATCCTGAAGAGGAATTAAACATAATAAACCCAGGCGGTTATACAGATATGTGCAATGGACAGCGTGAGTTTAAATACATGGATTGGTCTATCGCTGAGGAAAATGTGGGACAAGAAGGTCATATAATAAAACAGAAAACTCCAGAAAACACTTATAAGTCTATATCGGAAAAACGAGAAAAAATATCGCTGGCAGAAACTTATTTTTTGAAAGCAGTTCAAAATAGTGTTCATTTTGCTGAACGAGACGAAGACATACGCTGGTTGCCTAATGGAAATATCAATAAAATGGAGGATCCTTCTCCACTTGTATTAAGAAATATACAGAAACGCGCGCATAGAAATGCAACAGGGAAAACTATAGCTATacctaaaaatattttaaaccgTCTAATAGAAAAGGATTCACCTGCGGAAATTTTTGAGTCCTCAACAATTTCATCGAAAAGTATAAATGAAGCATCATCCAACATGTCTGTACAGGAAAACGATAGCATAGTTAACAATGATTCCACTCATCCGGAAAACGAAAATAATGAAAGAAACGTTTATGatgaaaacttaaaaattgagtCTGACAGCAATAATACATCTCAGATGGACAGTTACTACGTATGCATGAAACCACGTACTATTAAACGcgaattgatagaaatattgatgacaaagCAACAGGAATCGAGTTATTCTTCGATACTGGATTCAGATGACCTCAGTGAAGAAAATTCCAGTAATCATGACAGTGAACTTAATACTGATGACCTTAATAATGATGAACTTAATTCTGCTGAGACAGAAAACATAGATTTAGATACATCAAAGTCTTGTATTCATAGTGCTACCAATAGTAATGAATTTTCCGAAGAACTCGAGTCTTCGGCATCTTTAACGTCATTGGAAACGACATCTATAAGCAGAAGTGAGTCGTCTAAAGAATCAGTATCTTCGGAAACATCGGGATTGGctgaaaaattattattagttcAATCACCTGACACGGAAGAATGTAATTTAACAAGACAGTCAAATGTTGGAAAAGAATCACCACAGGAATCCACATTACAA ATGTATCTACTGTACCGATTCTCAATGATGTTGATTTAG